The following coding sequences lie in one Acropora palmata chromosome 3, jaAcrPala1.3, whole genome shotgun sequence genomic window:
- the LOC141876900 gene encoding melanocyte-stimulating hormone receptor-like, with translation MMNTTALKCLFLEVHWQLTPQYITVSVISCVISSIFALTSVLGNGTIMFVIWKEKDLHSPAFTLLFCLAVADVLVGLISQPSFVAFKTAELLRQYNVCCNLRLIQFFSGWIIGSVSFLILSAISIDRLLALSLHLRYNSIVTVPRVTKLVIVIWILISVVTASKIWLGDKWVVFPIVMNVFAVLTTAFCTYKIFHIARKHLKQINKEIQAAIHMKSRAVEVVKCKNSAVTVIYLYVVMLLFYLPFLAVMVVENVRGVTSSVQLSYDLVTTFVFLNSSVNPIIYCWRMKQVRNAVKKCLRCGLT, from the coding sequence ATGATGAACACGACCGCGCTAAAGTGTCTTTTTCTGGAAGTTCATTGGCAACTCACTCCACAGTACATTACAGTGAGCGTGATATCGTGCGTTATCAGCTCAATATTCGCCTTAACTTCAGTGCTTGGAAATGGCACCATAATGTTTGTcatttggaaagaaaaggaTCTTCATTCACCCGccttcacgttgttgttttgcctgGCGGTGGCGGATGTTCTTGTGGGCTTGATCAGCCAGCCTTCCTTCGTTGCTTTCAAAACAGCGGAGCTTCTGCGGCAGTATAACGTCTGCTGTAATCTGAGAttgattcagtttttttccGGCTGGATCATCGGTAGCGTATCGTTCCTAATTCTAAGTGCGATTAGCATCGACAGACTCCTTGCACTTTCCCTGCATCTACGTTACAACAGTATTGTCACCGTTCCAAGAGTTACAAAGCTGGTAATCGTGATTTGgattttaatttcagttgtGACAGCTTCAAAGATCTGGCTGGGAGACAAATGGGTCGTTTTCCCAATAGTCATGAATGTCTTCGCCGTACTTACAACTGCGTTTTGCACCtacaaaatatttcacattGCGCGCAAACATCTAAAGCAAATCAATAAAGAAATCCAAGCAGCGATTCATATGAAGAGCAGAGCTGTTGAAGTTGTTAAATGtaaaaattcagctgtaacAGTAATTTACTTGTATGTAGTGATGCTTCTTTTCTACCTTCCATTTCTCGCGGTTATGGTAGTTGAAAACGTTAGGGGCGTGACTTCGTCAGTGCAACTTTCCTACGATCTTGTCAcaacatttgttttcttaaacTCTTCGGTAAATCCAATCATTTACTGTTGGAGAATGAAACAGGTACGCAATGCTGTTAAAAAGTGTCTTAGGTGCGGATTAACATAG
- the LOC141876882 gene encoding melanocyte-stimulating hormone receptor-like, with the protein MLYQKTQRRPQKVLLRSLTSFMMNKTELKCLFLEVHWQLTPQYITVSVMSCVISSIFALTSVLGNGTIMFVIWKEKDLHSPSHTLLFCLAVADALVGLISQPSFVAFKTAELLRQYDVYCNLRLIQFFSGWIIGSVSYLILSAISIDRLLTLSLHLRYNSIVTVPRVTKLVIVIWLLISIVTASKIWLGDKWVVFPIVMIVFSIFTTAFCTYKIFHIARKHLKKINKETQAAIHINSRAVEVVKCQNSALTVIYLYVVMLLFYLPFLAVMVVENVRGVTSSVQLSYDLVTTFVFLNSSVNPIIYCWRMKQVRSAVKKCFRCGLT; encoded by the exons ATGCTGTaccagaaaacacaaagaaggccacaaaaagtgttgttgagatcactga CCTCATTTATGATGAACAAGACCGAGCTAAAGTGTCTTTTTCTGGAAGTTCATTGGCAACTCACTCCACAGTACATTACAGTGAGTGTGATGTCGTGCGTTATCAGCTCAATATTCGCCTTAACTTCAGTGCTTGGAAATGGCACCATAATGTTTGTcatttggaaagaaaaggaTCTTCATTCACCCTCCcacacgttgttgttttgcctgGCGGTGGCGGATGCTCTGGTGGGCTTGATCAGCCAGCCTTCCTTCGTTGCTTTCAAAACAGCGGAGCTTCTGCGACAGTATGACGTCTACTGTAATCTGAGAttgattcagtttttttccGGCTGGATCATCGGTAGCGTTTCGTACCTAATTCTAAGTGCGATTAGCATTGACAGACTCCTTACACTTTCCCTGCATCTACGTTACAACAGCATTGTCACCGTTCCAAGAGTTACAAAGCTGGTAATCGTGATTTGGCTGTTGATTTCAATTGTGACAGCTTCAAAGATCTGGCTGGGAGACAAATGGGTCGTTTTCCCAATAGTCATGATTGTCTTCTCCATATTCACAACTGCGTTTTGCACCtacaaaatatttcacattGCGCGCAAGCATCTCAAGAAAATCAATAAAGAAACCCAAGCAGCGATTCACATAAACAGCAGAGCTGTTGAAGTTGttaaatgtcaaaattcagctttaaCAGTAATTTACTTGTATGTAGTGATGCTTCTTTTCTACCTTCCATTTCTCGCGGTTATGGTAGTTGAAAACGTTAGAGGCGTGACTTCGTCGGTGCAACTTTCCTACGATCTTGTCAcaacatttgttttcttaaacTCTTCGGTAAATCCAATCATTTACTGTTGGAGAATGAAACAAGTACGCAGTGCTGTTAAAAAGTGTTTTAGATGCGGATTAACGTAG